Genomic DNA from Schistosoma haematobium chromosome 1, whole genome shotgun sequence:
ATTTcttgaaatattaaatattttctaaataacATGGTACTTAAATTGTGTGTCAAATTATGCTATACAAGTATATGTCACTAGTCAATAAAGTTATTGTTAGTTTATATTATTCAGACACTTGGCTTTATTGTTTCtaatttaaaggtaaatttCTTTGAGAATGAAATGGAGTAGTGGTTCAGTCGTCAATGTGTTCGACTTTAAGCCAATAAGTCTGAGGTTAGAACACTGCCGCGCCTTCTTTAGTCCAGGCGACCGAGTAAAATTACTAACCCCTACACTTAGAGTGTGGCTCTAAACCGAGTAGTTAGTAAATgagataataatcataatgttgGGAAAACAAAGTGACAGAACAAATTAAACAAGTTTTTTTAGTCTATGGGTGAAGGTGGGGTTTTAAACCTCAGGCTGGAAATAGTTTTTAAACCTTTGAATACTATTTGAACCAAAGTTTCTCTCTTCTCTAGAGGTTTTTAATAAGTAATTTATTATGCTATACAATGGTTAGCAGGTGGTCTGTTTACCCTAGTGTAGTTACATGTTTATACTAGCTAAGTTACACAAGCTGTAGGTAAAATTTATCTATCAAATTATCCAATGTTTCCATCTATACTATCTACTTTAAGTTCATTCTACATACTCGTGTATTGACGATGAATATCATGTTTTGttctattatttaataaactacACTTTATGATTGTTTACTTTCAAATTTTTATGCATATATGTAATGTACGTGTTATTATATTATCTAATATTCTTATGTATAATTAACACATTTTTTTAAGGTTTAATGAAAAGCCATGACCTAGGAAGTCAACGGAATTGGAAATAAAGACAATTTCACTAATCAATAATGCCTAGATAAAAATCGTGTTATGTCCCCTTAGATTTAAACAAAAGTATGAAAATATAGAATGTTGGGCTTTATGAACACATTAGCTTAATGGTTATTCTTGGCATCTCATATAAACGGGAGTATAAAAATAGTTTCTATTTTTACTGTATACTACTATAATAAGGCGATACAATCGCTTGTGGAGATCATATTACCATTAGACTGGATACTTACTTACGTCAGTTATCCGTCGTGGaggaaaaaaatttatttatttatttgaacacatgaatactGATACAAGGGGgaaccagatacatatgcgtgACACaagtctcatttgatttgtgtgagggctgtgatactgcccggatgcccaaaccgaagcaagtggttttcttaaggggccacacctggagccttcaacctaaaggtctgatccacaaggcagtggagatcGTAAGGACATGCAGTCCCATGGacgccggtgaccaacgattggttcatacgccattcgttccctcagggtactggagctcatgtgcaccattggtttggaatcgggattttccaactcccttaggaaCAAAGGCTTCCCACCAAGATTCTTCATCAAACTTTGTCGTCGGTAATCCTTTCCACTTGCTATTTATCCTTTGAATATAGAGGCGATAATTTTCTCAATACAATTACAATCAGTTTACACTCAATGAGTTCAGAGTAGGAAGCAATGAAAAAGTACATAACATATCTAATGTTTAATAAGCTGAACGTCTCTGTTCACGCTCAATGGTCAATTACATATTACTTTCACTACTAGACATCAGcattattattcactttaaaTAATTAAGTTCAATCATTTAGATGATTGTGAATATGAACTGATATGAAGTATTAGATAAGGATAAAATAATTGTACATTAGTGTATACTTTTTCAATAATCCTCCAGTTAATaagattaattttaaatatcatttcTAATTTAACTATCCTCTTTATATTTCATATATCATTAATACTATTTTAATGATCAATTGAAATACTTGATTTGTTTCTTgattctatttattatttttattatcatagaTAACTACAGTTTAAATTCTGAAAAATGGAGTTTAGAAGTATTAACAGGggcattaaaattattttttcgtGAACTTAAAGAACCACTTATAACATTCAAAATATATCCAGAAGTTGATCAACTATTgggtaaataaattattcaataaatattaataatacagTAAATAATGTTTGCTAGTTTTTTGTAACAGAGaaaatttttttctcattaTCCTTTTTTTATCGTTATTGAAATAACTTGAAATCTGTGTTGTATAGTTTGAAATGATTTACTTTGTTTTAATGGTTTTATTGTACTGCGTTTGTGTAATTTtgttgtatttttaaaaaaagatcagTTCCTTGATTTGTATTAGCGTCTGTGTGATCGGACCGTCTATAATAGGAGGAGGAGTATTATCTAGTTTGAATATTGACTTCTTTACGTATATGGCCTATGGAACTGATGACCTTTTTTTCATAACAATGAACAACTTCTTAAGCCTTAATGCTGATTGGTCCTTGAACTCTTTGCAATTCAGTTTACAATCAAAAGATAAGGACAACAAACAGATTAATTCTCATTTTTACTCTATTCATTTATGACTCAAAACTCATAGAATACTTTACCTCGAATACCTGCTCGGGTAGTACAATAATAAGAGATTACAATGTATACTCAACCATAAGTGGTACAAAATTGAGcagtaaaaaaattaataattagtGGAAAATCTGAAACAGTAAGACGTAAAAAAATAGTTTGTGTGTCGAGAGAAAATGTACAAATATGAGATAATAATACAATACCCCAAACGTCTAATAGTTCTGCAATAGAAATACTAACAATAATTTCCAGTAGAATGTTTCCGGAATAAAAACTACGCTCAAATCCTTTTCGGAATAACCAGTTTGGACGTGATTCTCATCTTAAATAGACACAAGTTCTAGTGCATTAGGTTTCCAGATGAAATGTCATGTGACAGTTAAACTTTGTTCTTCTTAGGTTTGCCGAAGCCATAGTCACAAATGTCTCAAGTTACGTTTGTGTATTCAAAGGGAAACAGTGGCTTGTCTTTCCTTGTCATCGTGATGTTATCATCAATATAATACATCATTCTCACAACTCTCCCTTATTTTTATTGCACCTTTAATTTCAAATTCATGACTTTATTTTCAACTGACTAGTCTCAACTCAACTCATATTATTCTTAATTACTACTAATTTGTGTCTTCATAGCATAAACAGTTAATTGTTTTAGCTCTGTAACCTCTGTAAATCCATTATCTTCTTtcaaatattatgtttatttacaacACACTACATCTTCAATATTATTGCACTTTTTCGAATCTCCTCTCCACGGTAATGCTACATATCTACATCTAACCAATATCACTGTGTTCAGTATGTTAACTTTGTGACAATTTTTGAAAGCAATTAAAGGAACGTTGCTACTGATCATATTATTTTATCTAGCTACTGAAACGACTATGAATAGGTTATTTAATTGCTAATGAGTGGTGAATTTACTTAGCTTTCTGTAATTACATGCTAATTCCTTCCTAAATGGATAATTTCGGTGACATTTTTCTTATTCATATTCCCGCTATGAACTTTGGTGTTAACTGATTGTTTGTTATCGCTCTTAGTTTGCTAGCTTCGTTATGTTCCCCGAGGTCATTGTATATTACTTTCTAGGCATAGTTGTTCCTTGTCAATTGTCAACTTCTGTTCGGAATACAAAGCTATCCTGAAAGTCTCATTTTCTCTATCTCATGTTAGCTTGCGGTTATTAAAGATGACCTATTGTTTTCGACGTTCAGTATGTCGAAATTCATATTCGTTCTTGTTCGTCTTAGAAGACTCGTAGTTGCTCATAAAATAGGATTTACTGTTGGCCGTCTGGAAACCTCCAATTCATAATCGCTTTTATGGATATATATACTGTTTACTTTGTTATTAGTTTATATCACTGTATCATACAACATTTTGTATAATCTATAATTATGGATCGTTCTTGAATTGAATTTccttttattcaatatataggTGATAATAATATAGCGCCAGATTTAAAAGTGATTAGAATGCGAGAATTGATCAATTCTATGCCTGTCCCACATATCGACACATCTCGAATATTTTTTCATCATTTGTACAGGTAAGATGGTGAAATAAGTTAAGTTTTACTACGAAAGAATTACGTTTTTTCAAAGGAATTCTCAATATAGTACAAACGTGAAAATCGATTGTGATTTAggattatatattatatatataccaacACAGCTTATCTACTTTCTTCAAGCTTTTCCCAAATTCTTGTCTTTTCTCTCTCACTCCTCAATCACATGATATTTCCATGCCCAGATCCCTACCGTATTAGGAGACATCTTCCAAACGTTCTTAATTCGGAATAGTCTCTCAAAACAGAACTGTAAACAATCGACATAGACCAAGGTCTTTTTGTAGTTGCCACTATATCAGCAAGAGCCTATCTGCAAACTTAAGAGAACTAGTGCAACAATAGGATACTGACCCATGACACGCATCATCAGTTATAGTTGTTAGCATCCAGCTATGCAAGCCGCCATTGATATCCCATACGCATGTGACCGACCACTTGTAATGTTATGTATTCCTGTTGTGTGGTGTTGCGTTCTTAAAGCAAGGAAAAACGAATGCACTACCACATCTGCGAATAATTTCGAACCATATGAAATAACAGTATTCATCTAGAAGTTCGATTCACAATTAATAACTTTTTGTACATTGCTTGGACATAGAACTCTGTAGGTTTTAATTCATCCTCATGAAACCACTCAGTCAAAAATTGCTTGTGCCACTACCGAATGAAATTCACTCCAAATGTTTCTTTGTCGTCGTCACGTTATTTCCTTAAAATCAAGGATATCAAGATTTCCAGATGATTCAAACATCCACAAATTGAATTGTAAACATATAACTTCAGGTGAATTAAGTCAACAGGAATAAGTGTTTCATGCATTTTTCAAAACAATACACATTCTAAAAAGGATTTTAAAGATTCCAGCTGGTGAAAGTTAAAGTATCAACTTCAAAAGTTGTTACATGGTATTTGGAGATCAAGAACACTATTTCAGACTGACCAGTTATATCTCATCCATATGAAGTGAGAGTTGAAGAGATCTTAGGGATGAGTGAAGTCAAAGAGAAAATCGATAAGTTTGAGTACATTATTGGTGACTTGGAGATTATTCCATTGTATTTTAATCGAAGCTCTTTAACTACTCATACTAGAATAGTGTCTTATCGATATACTGACAGAGGAAATAAGGTaacattgatttatttagttctTGGTAATAACGCGTATAAACATAGAATCctttatttacattaaaagtTGAGGGTTGTTCAAATAAGCTTGCACATAACTTTCTTAAAATCTGTTTTCAATAAACTTCATTTCTTTGTATTGTACTTTTTCATTTATTAGAGTAATGCAATTGTCCAGTATCAACCAAATGCATTCTTACAATTTGGCTATTGTTTTCGGACCTAGTTTAATTTGGCCAGAAGTAGAGTCTGTCGCATATAGAGCACTTAAGTCTGTACAGGTCCCATGTATAGAATATTTGCTTACACATGTAGAGGAAATATTCGGACCAGTAACCCCACCGCCAGTTATTTCATAAATCCATACATGGAAATAAATACTGTTTCtaatattttatatgaataataGGTTAAGTCCAACCattttttaaatacaaacaCAACGCATTGCTCAAAATCTACTTGTTTGTCTCCGATCCAATTATCATTATCAGCTTTAGAGTTATCATCAAATATTTTTGATCGCTTATAATGTTTTTCAAGTCCATATTGTCACAACACATGTATAGTGTGTAATCTTTtgccttttttttttttaaaaaacgcaCCGAGTAGTAATTTTGCAATTCTATATATTGTAACTTTCCTTAAATTTATTTGCTTTCTAGTAAGCACTTTTGTTTGCAATAAACATCACTTTATACTTGCTAAAATAATTGCAAAAATGTGATACAAAATAACACTCAGCACTGTAAATTTCTCTTGTTTTCTACTACATTGTTAGGGTTTGAATGATTTCAACGAATATCTTCTGTCCATAGTTTTCgttttgtttaaattgattCATTTGTTTTACTAGTCATTTTAACAATTTTTATAGTGTTCTTGTTATAGTTGGTGAGGCAGGATTTCAGATTGAAATCAATAGGTAAAATGTTAAACGATAGGTGAACAGAACGATATGATGTGGTTAAGTGATAGCCACTCACAAGACTGTATTATTGACTTAATTCCATGAATAGTTAGAAATCAGAAACAAGACCACTAAGCAGATGTAGTGAAACATGTTCATATACAACACAAGGTAAACATGGTGAAATGTCAGGCGATTTGGAAAAAATAGTTTGGTTAGGTCACCTATTCTTCAATTAGTTGAAAGTTTGGCCTCATTCCTGGGCTTTGCATCAGACCTTGTTCAAAGTAATTTCCGTTTTTCTCTTACGCCAATTGTACTAGTTACCGATAGAACACAGTGCTTGTGTATTTCAGAAATATTAAACTATTAGTTAGGCGTAAGTTGTAAATTCGCGCATCATATCGCCTATTTCGGTTTGACCAAACGGGTGTGGCCAGAATCCGAATAATTTAACCTTATATTTGGCGAATGAATTATATTTACAAACACTAAATAATCTAAATACTGTTTAGAAAAGAATTCACTTTGAAAGAACTAGATCAATTTTAAACTATCAACTACCTGCTCTTCCAAGAATATCAGGATGGCATAATCATATTGTTGTTTCTGCATGGATTTTACAGATTATCAGGGTGTTCGGCTGAAAAAAATCATGGactgtaataaaataaaatttcaaatgGCTACTGGTTTTTCCGTTTCCACTGACATACGTTGACGTCCAACTCATCGTACCTAAGCATTACTTTGTTATCTCTTTATTGACCAATTAATTAGTTTCCAAGTTATTTAGAACTTCATAGCTTATTTTTATAGACAAAAAAAGATCTTTTTAAAACCTATAGCAGTATAATGCACTGATTCAGGTTACAAAGCTTGATAAGATAGAGAAAAATGTTAACAGGGTAATTAAACACAATCATAAGATGACTAGGATTTACGATAATAGTCTACGCTCACATCATGTAAATCGATGCAATATTAGGTTGTCAAACTACTGAGTTTCGTAACGATGACCACAGATTACGCAATACTCTATGCAGGTCGCTATCACACGTAGTTGTCCAACTTGTCAGTTTGACTATTTTCAGGTTTCTACCGTTGTAGATCTGCTCCATATAAATTGTGATATACATCTCAAGATGCAAAATATCTCCTGATCACTTTAGTCAGTGCAAATTAACACCATAATTCCCAACGTTTCTCGTTAGCATTGTGTACTTCATGGTCCCATCAACAACACTGATAGTCAAATGCATATAACTATATGTTCTTTATCTTCAGTTGTTTAATTTCAGTCGTAAAACAGAACAGTTCTGGATTTTAAACATCACAGCCCGATACGCATCTGAACATCCTCACTACAATGAATGTTGTAGGTCATCTGGGTTAACAGACCTCTTTCTCTACAACTGGTGAGGAAATAAGTCAACTGTTTCTAAAACACGAGTTTGCTCGTACTAATCATCCCGCATTTTATAGGTGTTATGCACGTCTAATAATTTAGATCTTTGATTAGGGTTCGGAAAATGTAGCTTGATGTAATTAGATCATATTGTCACTAATAGGTTGATTCACGTGGTAATAAATTCAGCTACTGTTTTTGTGTTATCGACCAAAATATTCAGTGGTAGGAATTAAAAGTAAGCTAAAGTACAATTATCATATAATTTACATAAATGCACAAGGTATAGATTATTCATTACAAGTCTTCATTCAGGGAGCATTGCGCTCTTGGGTACTACAACCGTTTGAGCGCTTTACGAAATGATGAGTTGTTGCGTTGTGTCACTTTAGAATGTGTACGCGCATCAGTCGAATTGCCTGACCTGAAATGAGATAACAGCGAAATACCGAGACTTTGAGAACAATGCGGAGTTTATCACGTAATTTTATGTTGTTCTGTGAAAATAGTTACTAGATCATGGTTACAAACGTTAAAAAAACCGTTACTACTGAAGGTCTTTATGAGCTAATGTATTTTAATTGGATAAAAATCAATTTAGGAAAAGACATAACCCACAGCTAATACTCTGATTAcgttactcaatattatttatattaacacGTTTTACATCAGTTACATTTATTTACTGTGCAAAAAGTCTGAGTTGGAATTAGTTCGCAAACTTCCAACAATAGTATCAACGACTGAAAAAATAACCCTGAAAAGTAACTTACATAACCATAACTAGAACtaacaaataattaaaagaGGATAAAGGATACAAACGGGACACATGTACCATGACCAGATTACATGGAAGAAAGCATTTGTGAAAGCTCAAAGAAAACCTAAACACGAAACGCTATACTGCGCAGCCCATGgaatttcatttatatgattACTAATACATATCGCGACCAAAATAATGAAAGTAGTCTTGTCTGACTTTTCTGGTCTTTGACCTGATAAGTGTCAGTGGTACCTAACTGTCATCAACCCTACGCCTAAATCTGCAACAAGGAATAAAGTTTCTGAAGAGGTTCAAATAAATATCTAACGCATCTACCATCGGAATCCTATACAGACAATACCCTTCGTTTTCGTTCGATATGACAGCCtttagttataaaatataatactgaaagGAGATAAACGGAATTTGTAACATGGCTTGTACAAAACTGTCACGAAAATCGAGAGGAACACAACTAAAACTTAGGAGAGATAAAATTAGGTGAACCTTAAACAACTCGGGAGAATACAATAAGCGAGACTAAAAAATACTGATTATGTCTTCTGACTGCAGATTTTCTGCGGCCTTGTAAATATTGAATTGTAAGCTTAGATTACGTATTAACATCAAGTTTATGCACGTGCTGAGTCAACTTACATATCGAAACTTGCATGGTCGTCTTGATGCAACTTCTGACTACTGACTTTCGCTTGTTCCCGAACGTGCCAGTAAGCATGTACTTCTGTGAGGAGCCGAGCTTCTGCCACAAACTCACTGTAATCTTCTAATAGCAATTTTCCAGCCTCCTCATTAAGAGCTGACTCTGGATTGGGTTCTATCAACAAACACCTTATAGTCTAAAGAGTAAGTTCCAACTCATTAACTCACTAGAAGGATATGTCGTAGTCCTAAATTGGATTTCCAATCCTTCTTCAGTGTGTTTACGCAAACCTCTCCGGTGTTTGGTGCTATGTTTGGGTGGAATATCTTCGTGCAAAAGTAAGCCTTCGGCGGTTCCATCGGATACTGCATAGGGATCAACATCTTCAGACGGAATTTGCCACCATCATAAGGGGTACCAACAGGACCGTCAAGTACGACCTGACAAATTAGAAGAAAGACAGAAATACAACTGACTTGAACTTCCGTCATATCTTGCTCATTGAGCATCAACTGGATACCTTCGACTGGTTCAGCTGTAAAATCACGCCACTCTTTGTACAAACGACGAACGAATTCAGGAACCGCATTCTCCATCTACACCTGTTTTCGGCTGACCTTCAACCTCACACGCGCGCTTTAAGAAATTGATGGAAGGATGAAGACAACCATTCCTTTCCAATGTTCAATAAAATGTGATATCTAGCATTTTCGCGCAGGTTTATATGTTTCTAGTATCTGTGACATGTGAAACGGAATAATCTAAGCCGCGAACTTCACCTTACTTATCTAAAGCTATGTACACATATATGAATACGCTTAGGTAATACATCTCAACGTGCTGGATGAAATAAACAATCGAAATGAATGTGTGATTTTAAAACTGGATAACATGTGAAAGTGAGATCATTTGCTTCATGGCTGATGCCTGTTTTTGTTTTGGTTACCTATAGCTTTCTGTCTACCTTCCACTATGCCAGATAGCATTACATGTGTAGAAACATAGCGATTCGATTTCCACCAAATATGCCTCAAAAACAgcaatcgatgaagattcagTATGTTTCAAACTAATTCACCATAATTATTCCAACCATTTTATTCACAACCATTGGACCAGGCTTTGACTCAATTCGATCTTAAAGCAAACTTCACACTCTTAAAAAACTAACTCTGAACAAACGTGCTGTTGGACAgttgaagatgacacaggtattcagtgtttgacaacgcttttaccagtaacaccttcttatATAtctcgttcccacccagagaaatcaaaagacagagtcaaggagatcggaagagtatatttggcgatgaccaatatatcggaattctctgatctaatctggctagcgattgcggttgatgttgagcacggcgttattacacgtgatctggtgcggatgcatgaccgagcgccttcagctagatgagtccaccaaaacatatggtcagcatccaatgtcgaaaacttagagctatttattttggggatttatttaccgctaaaCAGTGATTAGTTTTAGTTTCGAATATATTTTACAATGCTGTCACTTTAATGTCCAACTTATTAACTTGATTAaagtttttaaaatttattcgaCATAGACATTGTCTTTGTTAGTGAGGTGACTGTCAGTATGAAAGTTTCGAGGTTCGGGAAAATGAACTAATGCTTCTCGTAAGGTTGTGTTCCAAAATCATGGAAAAATTGTTACGTTTTATTCTTATTGAACGTAGGCTTTATCAATCCCATTAACATATAGTCGTAACATCGTTTCATGCTTTCAAAAACctgtagtgacttacttttatcacgagaacacgattggtttattgaaaacaattattattataaacaattgtacCAGTGAATGTTTATTGTGCTCTTTgcttaactgtgctaaaaacatccattatacacactttgattgtgaactcgcgcgaattcggttgcgctctgtaaccaagcttgtatcctggcacgatctcggtatttcgataccacgagatcgccaacaaatatatctcgacttggtccattaactgccttctgatatatggcttccgggggattttatggatttatttgtcACGCacttcttggtagcggtgttcatattCAACCGTGAtgcgacgccacactacaaacCTTTTTCTGAATATGCATATGCAACTAGTTCGGCTAATTACCAGAGGCAGATATCAATGTTTGAGTTTATTTATTCCTCATTTGATCATCAGTATTTTATGTATCTTAGCCAAAACTCTATATGCTCTAATTTCTTTTAATGCATCTTTGGGACCCTCCTAATGTCATTGTTCGTCACTTCAGATGAAAGACTTCAAGAAGCAGACGAATACCCTGAACCTTAAGTTTTTATTTCAAGGTTTACTTGGTTTTTATTATATGACACCTGAAGCAATTTTATCTATCTTCATGTCAGACCACTAGAAATTGATAGAAACAATAGTCCGCTTGTTGCTATGACTGCTAATTAACTCAAAGTTTCCTTGCCGTCAACATAACTTTACGTGATAATGTCCTTTGCGTTATACGGCCACCAAAGCAGCCATTGCACTTGGATACGACGAATGGGTTATCGACATCATATACTAACAGTGATGTACCACTCCTACTTGGGCTGATTGCCCACATCATTCCTGTGTAACTCGAGTAGACCTAAGATTACTCAACGCAGACCATCTATGTTGTTGAACTATATGCACTAAAGACGAGTTTAACCACCAGACACCAATGTAGCTTTGACACCGAAAACCACACTACCTCAGTTCACTCTGAGGATTAGCATTATTGGTCGAGCGACGTGTTAGGCGCATAATTTCCAACATAAACTGACGCCCGCATTGATGAACCCGACGTCACATAAGACCTAGATCGGTCCCCTCCTTTAGTTCCTTGCTTTTACCAGATGACATACACTTTGTCTGAATTAATATCCCGTGCGCGGCAGCCATTTGCTTTGTGGGTGTTACAATTGCTCGATTATGCTATTTTGTCTTCTGGTCTGCATAAAGTAGGATGAAGCGACAAGAAAGCAAAAAACCTACAAACGAATTGTCTATCTCACAAAATACAATGAAACCAAAATCGTGCACCCGAACTGCTAATAGTCAAGTTTATGCCGTAACTTGTGAGGAAGTTTGTAAGCTTTATACTGAAACAAACGTACTTAATAGATTACCCTCAAACCTTAGGAACATTCACAATTCTCCGAAATAGTGTGAGACTGTAAACCGGATTTTGTTATGCGAACATACCTGTTCGGAAAACGTTTATGTTTGAGTCATAGTAAATGCTATTTAGTGACGGGTTATAAACAGGTTTCAAGATTGAATGAACGAACTGCATGGAATTACGTTCAATAACGATAAGACTCACAAGTCAGCCTCAATAATTAAGTATAAATATATAGAACGAGGTAGGTAAAAAGACACCACAAATAGAAATGTATCACAATAAATAGACAACATAGATTTGTCCTCCATCGTTTGTCAAGTTTTAGTCACAACTTGAACGAAACAAAACTGATCAATGATAAGTCCTTAAACtgacaaattaaaccattttatTCATGAAGCAACACTAACACGTTTTAACTAACAAAACACTACAAATACTGTACAATATATACACCAGTTACACTTCACCGTGTGAGCTAATTGCTGTCCCCGTGGTACGCGAGAGACTCCTAGTTGTAAAGAAAAAACAGAAGTGGGGAGTGAGTCACATCACAATACTGAAGATTTTATACAAACAGTAAAGAGTTAATATAAGCAGACATGTTAAATAATCAACCACACATTTTTATAGAAAGTATGAAATAATACCTGGTTGTTTGGATAAACGCAAAGTGCCATCATAAAATAATTTCGCATGGTATTATTTTTCTATGCAATATCGAAAACTTTACTATTCTTGTCGATGTAACCGCTTCAACGTAGTGATGTAAGAGACAGATATAGCGTAGCCTCTACACATTTTATTAAAGAATACAAATTGGAAAGCGATCTTATTTGACAACACTACGAATAATAAACACATGAATTTCAATACATGTAAAAATGAGATAGTTTTGTAGTGCTTATGAAGTTGACTTATTAGCATGCTTTATTTAACACTACAAATTGCGGTAAATAACTACAGTAACCGGCTACTAATGAGCTCAAGTATTTAGTGTAATTTTAAAAGTAATGCAGTAGTAATCAATGGAACCAAAAAATCAAGGTATTATGTTTGACAACAATATAAAGCATGCATTTTTTTAGAGAACGGTTGCACGAGTCACACAAAAGCTTACATCTACCTTAATATGCTACGTCAATAAGTGACGGATTGAGAATAGGCATAAATCCATGAAGCTTTTGGCAAGTAGTTACGATTGAGTACATTAAGAGACGTTTCCAAGTTGGGATCGATAGGCTTTGTACACGTAACTCATTAGTCCAGAGTCAAACGACTAAACcaataaataagtttttaaaacTCACTTTAAATGTAAGCAAAACTAGTCCACGTATTTGTGGTACCTTAGTAATTAAGAAATTGAGTTCCTGACGTTTCATGTCTCcttcaaaaaataattaaatagccGAATCAAGCTCACGCAAATTCAAACAGTGCAGAGGGACAAGACAGAATATTTGGTACGATTAAACTGAATCTGATCGTACCAGTGTAACGAGATTTAGGTCAAGGTGATTTTGTATTAGATATCATTGTGTGTATGCGAGTGGGTGTGAAAAATGCAATACTTTTTAAATCTGAAACAGAGCAGAATTATCATGTGTTTATTATATAAGAAATGAACAAATTTAAACGCGATTGTTTGAATGAACGGTCG
This window encodes:
- the UBE2S gene encoding ubiquitin-conjugating enzyme E2 S (EggNog:ENOG410VEYP~COG:O), whose amino-acid sequence is MENAVPEFVRRLYKEWRDFTAEPVEGIQLMLNEQDMTEVQVVLDGPVGTPYDGGKFRLKMLIPMQYPMEPPKAYFCTKIFHPNIAPNTGEVCVNTLKKDWKSNLGLRHILLTIRCLLIEPNPESALNEEAGKLLLEDYSEFVAEARLLTEVHAYWHVREQAKVSSQKLHQDDHASFDMSGNSTDARTHSKVTQRNNSSFRKALKRL